GGCGGCGCTGCCGATCTTCTTCACGGGCTACGCCATCGAGCGGTGGGAGGGGGCGGTGTTCCTCGGCTGCTACGTCGCGTACACGGTCTATCTCATCCTCGATGCGGCGGACCACGCGGCGCTCGACGAGTACGGTGCGGCTATGCTCTATTTCGTCCTGCCGCTGCTGGCGCTGACGCTGGCGGTGCTCGCGGCGCGCGCCCTGCGTGGACAGCGGCAGATCGGGTCGTGAAGCGGGCTAGGCATTTAAGGGGCGTTTCATGTCCCAGCCCCGGCCGTCCCCAACTTTAATCTCTCGTTGATGCGAAGGGGGGGGCGATGTCACGAATTTAGGGGCTGTTCATCACGCAGTCCCTCGGCCTCAGCCGGGATCCTCACCCCTTTAGTTTTCGCACCTGTAAAGTTAGCGCACGTAGCCCCTGACGGTGAAAAGTTGGGGTTCGATGAAATCGGCGGGGCGAGGTTGTCGAAGGAAGCGTGAAGGCCGATATTCTCGGCACACCCCTTGCCCCCCCTCTCTCTATGCCTCGACACACTCCCGCCGCCGCCCCTCTCTTCGAGGGCGAGCTTACCGCCGCGCCCCCGTCTTCTGCAATCCGGCTCAACGCAGCCGGTCGCCTCGTCGATTTCCTAGACGCTGAGAAGACGCGGCCCGATACGCCGGAGGAACGGGTGAGACAGGAGTACGTCCGAACGCTCGTCGAAGAGTACGGATACCCGAAGGAACTCATTGCCCTCTCGGTCCCGATCAGCACGGGGTCAACGCACACGAAGGAGGCAGACATCGCCGTGTACCTCACGCCGGAAGCGCGTGCCCACCGGAGGCAAGGGGAGATCGCGTTGATTGTCGAGACGAAAGCCCCGGACAAGACTATCGGGCAGAATCAACTGGCCTCCTACGTCTTCTTCACCTCGACAGCCGGGGCCGTTTGGACGAACGGTGCGGAGGCTACCTACTGGCGGCGGATGTGGAAGCCGCAGAACCACCTACGCGATTGGACGAACATCCCTCGCTATGGGGAATCGTGGGATTCGGTGGGGCACTACACACACGGTCAGTTGCGACCGCCCCGGAACCTCAAACAGGTTTTCGACAGGTGCCACAACGCCATTTACAAGGCGGGGAGCGGGAGCGAGATGCTCGCTATGGACATGGTGAAGGTGATCCTAGCGAAGTACCAAGACGAGATGGAAGCGGAAGGGCCGGACTCCCTGTGTGCGTTCCGCTGCACGCCCGAAGAGGCCGAATCTGAGGAAGGGCGGGCGGCTGTGGCCCAGAGAGTAGCGAACCTCTTCGCGGCGGTCGTCGAGTCACACCCGGAAGTGTATAACGAGAGAGACGAGATCGGGATTGATCCGGCCCCCCTCGCAACCGTCGTCGGCGAACTGCAACCCTACCGCTTCGTCGCTGACTACGACGACGAACAGGTGTATGATGTGATAGGGACGGCCTTCGAGGTATACATGGCCGATCACCTCAAAGGGGAGAAAGGGCAGTGGTTCACGAACCGCTTGCTCGTCGGTGCGATGGTCGAGATGTTGGCCCCCACTGATAAGGACGTGATCCTCGACCCGGCGTGCGGGCCGGGCGGCTTCCTAGTGGCCTGCCTGCGCCGTGTACGGCATCACATCGCCCAAACCACGCCGTCACAGGTCGCACAGCACGCGAAGTTTCTAAAGGCGTCCAAGCGTGTCTTCGGGATCGACGTTGCTCCGCACCTCGTGAAGGTGGCGAAGACGAACATGATCCTTAACGGGGACGGGCACGGCGGGATCGTGCGAGGGAACACGCTACAGAGCCCCGTCAAGCTCCCCCCAGAGTTCAAATTGCGCCCGGACGCGGGCCGGTACAATCTGCGCCCAACCCGAATCTTCGCCAATCCGCCGTTCGGCGACAACCCCGAACTCCGGGTTAAAGACACGGAGATTCTAACGCAGTTCGAGGTCGGTCACGAGTGGGAACGCGGCGACGGGCATTGGCTACGCAAGACAAGCCGGATAGTGACGGGAGGGGTCCCGCCCGAACTCCTGTTCTTGGAGCGGTGCATCGACTGGCTAGAGCCGGGCGGCAAGCTCGGCATCGTCATCGCGCGGGGTGCGCTCGACAACGTGAAGGCGCTAGCTGCCCGTCAGTACGTGCTGAGGCACGCCCGGCTGCTTGGGGTGATCCACGCGCACCCCAACACGTTCAAGCCGTTCAACGGCACGAAGGCATCCGTTCTGCTCGTCGAGAAGAAGGGGCACGTAGGCTTCGAGCACGACGAGGATTACCCCGTCTTCATGGCGATAAACCAGAGCATCGGCCAAGACTCAGAGGGGCGGGACGTATACAAGCGCGACAAGAACGGGAAGGTCGAAGTGGACGCCGACGGCGTGCCGGTGCTAGACCACGACCTCGACATGATCGCCCACGCTTGGGCGCAGTTCGAGAAGGGAGAGGAGCCGGATTACGAGGCGGCATGGACGGTGCCGCTGTCTCGTATCACGTCAACCCCTGAGATGCGGTTCAACCCCACGCGCTACGCTCCGAAGGCGGAAGCGGCGTTGTCTGCCGTGCTAGAGATGGCAGGCTCCGATGAATGGGAGGTTGAGCAGATCGGCGACTTTGCCACCGTCTTCGAGGGGGAGCGTTTTAAGCGGCCCTATGCTAACAAGGGCGTAGACAGCGGCGAGGGCGTCGTCCGGTACTACACGCCGAAGGCTTTCTTCGAGGCGAGAGGCGAGAGCGCGAAATACCTCGACTGGAATAAGGCGAACGCTACCCAAGAGAGACAGCTCACGGAGCTGACGCTACAGACGGATTGGATCGTCATTGCCAACGCGGGCACGGCGAAGAAGGGGGCGCTTGTTGGCAGGGTTGGACTCACGACGACCGAACACGCGGGCTCAATCGGTAGCAACAACTTGACGCGGATCGTGGTCGAAGACCCCGAAAAACGCGCCTATCTCTACCGCTTCCTTCGCTCCGATCTAGGCCACGAACTGCTGTTGCGGAACGTGTACGGGACGAACCAAGATCACGTTGACCTCGACGACGTGAAGCGCATTCCGATCCCGTTCCCGAAAGACAAGTCGAGACTGCACGCGATAACGAAGCGTGTCGAGAAAGTGAAGTCGCTTCGTGAGCGCGCCGCCGTTCTCGACCGGGAGGCAGGCGAAGCACTAGACAGCGTGCTCAAAGACGTAATCAAAGCGAGCACAGCCGAGAGTGCAGAGGATGCGCTACCGTTCCCCGATACCGATCTGTCCCCAACAGCACAGCGGACAATACAACGGATGCTAGACGAGGGCGACGACAAGGGAGCCGCTGACTTCCTTACGCAGCTTGGCGAAGCGTCGGAACCGGAGTAGCAACCTGAGTAAGCATCGCGCCGAAGATGCCCTCTTCGCTGTTCCGGTGGTTGTACCGGAACGTGTGCTCGTCTAGGTACCCCTGTAGCTTGCGCCGACTCACGCCCCGATGGATGCGAAGGATCGCGCTCTTCGGGTAGCTCCAAAACCCCTCTAAGTGGTTCGTGTGGACGTTCTGCCCGTCGTCGGTCGTATAGGCGTACTGCCGCTGCTTGTGCAGCACGCGCCCGTGCTCGAAGCCATGATCGGGCAGCACGTCGTACACGTTGAGTTCGTCGGTGTAGACCGTCGTACCCTCTTCGATGTGCTGAGTAAGGAATGGCAGCACCGTTGCCCGCTGCACGTTGTCAACGGCCTTCACGACGATCTTCCCGCCGCGCTGGACTGCCCCGATCACGGGCACCTTCCGCGTGCCGCGCCCACGCTTCGAGACGCCCCGGATACGCGGGCGTCCGCCGATGTAGCACTCGTCGGCTTCCACGATACCCGACAGGGAAGGGGACTCGCCGAAACGAGAGCGGATGAGGTTGCACATCCGAAGGGCGGTCGGATACGAGACGCCGATCTCGCGTTCGATCTGCTTTGCCGAGAACCCCGCCCGCGTCTTTGAGAACTGCCAGATCACGAAGAACCAATCGGGCAGGGATACGCGGGACTTCTCGAAGATCGTCCCCACCGTGGGGTGTACGTGAGAACCGCACTCCTGACACGAGTAGCACTTCCGCTCCACGATCAGATGATGCTTCGTGACGCGCTCACACTTCCGGCACGGGATACCGTCCGGCCAACGTTGACGCCGGATGAAGTCGAGGCACCCTTCGGTCGTGCCGAAGAGGGTGAGGAAGTCGCGTAGGCAAAGCTCTTTCACAAGGTATCCCGTTGATGTAGAACAAGATACCTAATGAGGGTGTCAACCCATGTCACACCCTAGGGTGTACGTGCGGTAACTTTACAAGTGCGTTAGTTTTTGCGTACGCATGTACGCCTACCATGAAGCAGACCCTTTCCATCACGCTCGGCACGCTCGTCCTCGCTGGCGCACTCGTCGGCTGCCAGTCCCCGCCGCAAGACGACCTCACCGCTGCGCAGACCGCCCTCGCCGCCGCTGACGAGGCCGAAGCCGACCTCTACGTGGCCGACCTCTACGTCGCCGCGCAGGACTCCTTCGCCGCAGCTCAGGCCGAGATCGAAGCGCAGAACGCGGAGTCCCAGCTCTCCCGCAACTACGCCCGCTCCAAGTCCCTCCTCCAGTTCGTCACCGAGACGGCGACCCAGGCTCAGGCCGAGGTCGAGACGCGTAAGGTGGCGATGGTGGCGGAGACCGACGCCCTGATCCTGCAGGCCGACGAAGCCGTCGCCCAGGCGCAGGCGATCATGGCGCAGGTCCCGGCCGGCGAAGACAGCGAGCTCGCGCTCGTGACGGTCGGCGAGAGCGCCGGCACGGCGGCGTCGACGCTTGAAGAAGCGAAGGCAGCGCAGGCCGCAGGCGACACCGCCCGCGCGCACGAACTCGCGAAGACGGCCCTCGAGCAGGCGAACGCCCTCATCGAAGAGCTCAACGGTGCGATGACGACGACCGTGGCCCCGATCAGCTGATCGCGGTGACGTGAAACCGCCGCCCCGGCCGTCACGCATGTGGCAGCCGGGGCGGTTTACTTTTGGCCCCCCGAGCCCGCCGCCCCGATGCCGAACCGGATACCGCCCCGCCTCCTCATCGCCCTCAGCGTAGCGGCGCTGTTGGTCGGGGCCGGCTGGCTCGTCCTCCTCGTCGTGGCGCCCCAGCCGCCGGTGCAGGCGTTCGTGTCGGCGCAGCACGCGCTCGGGCAGGCGCGCGACGCCGAGGCGGCCCGCTACGCGCCGCGGGCGTACCGCGCCGCCGAGCGGGAGTGGGACGCCGCGATCGCCGCGTGGCAACTGGAGAACGGCCGCTTCTTCGCCCTCCGCGCGTACGATGCCCTGGAATCCCAGGCCCTGCAGGCGGCGCGGACCGCGGAGCAGGCCCGCCTCCGCGCCGTCGCCACCCGCGACTCGCTCCGGTGGA
This genomic interval from Rhodothermales bacterium contains the following:
- a CDS encoding sodium:calcium antiporter; amino-acid sequence: AALPIFFTGYAIERWEGAVFLGCYVAYTVYLILDAADHAALDEYGAAMLYFVLPLLALTLAVLAARALRGQRQIGS
- a CDS encoding N-6 DNA methylase; this encodes MPRHTPAAAPLFEGELTAAPPSSAIRLNAAGRLVDFLDAEKTRPDTPEERVRQEYVRTLVEEYGYPKELIALSVPISTGSTHTKEADIAVYLTPEARAHRRQGEIALIVETKAPDKTIGQNQLASYVFFTSTAGAVWTNGAEATYWRRMWKPQNHLRDWTNIPRYGESWDSVGHYTHGQLRPPRNLKQVFDRCHNAIYKAGSGSEMLAMDMVKVILAKYQDEMEAEGPDSLCAFRCTPEEAESEEGRAAVAQRVANLFAAVVESHPEVYNERDEIGIDPAPLATVVGELQPYRFVADYDDEQVYDVIGTAFEVYMADHLKGEKGQWFTNRLLVGAMVEMLAPTDKDVILDPACGPGGFLVACLRRVRHHIAQTTPSQVAQHAKFLKASKRVFGIDVAPHLVKVAKTNMILNGDGHGGIVRGNTLQSPVKLPPEFKLRPDAGRYNLRPTRIFANPPFGDNPELRVKDTEILTQFEVGHEWERGDGHWLRKTSRIVTGGVPPELLFLERCIDWLEPGGKLGIVIARGALDNVKALAARQYVLRHARLLGVIHAHPNTFKPFNGTKASVLLVEKKGHVGFEHDEDYPVFMAINQSIGQDSEGRDVYKRDKNGKVEVDADGVPVLDHDLDMIAHAWAQFEKGEEPDYEAAWTVPLSRITSTPEMRFNPTRYAPKAEAALSAVLEMAGSDEWEVEQIGDFATVFEGERFKRPYANKGVDSGEGVVRYYTPKAFFEARGESAKYLDWNKANATQERQLTELTLQTDWIVIANAGTAKKGALVGRVGLTTTEHAGSIGSNNLTRIVVEDPEKRAYLYRFLRSDLGHELLLRNVYGTNQDHVDLDDVKRIPIPFPKDKSRLHAITKRVEKVKSLRERAAVLDREAGEALDSVLKDVIKASTAESAEDALPFPDTDLSPTAQRTIQRMLDEGDDKGAADFLTQLGEASEPE
- a CDS encoding IS1595 family transposase, whose protein sequence is MKELCLRDFLTLFGTTEGCLDFIRRQRWPDGIPCRKCERVTKHHLIVERKCYSCQECGSHVHPTVGTIFEKSRVSLPDWFFVIWQFSKTRAGFSAKQIEREIGVSYPTALRMCNLIRSRFGESPSLSGIVEADECYIGGRPRIRGVSKRGRGTRKVPVIGAVQRGGKIVVKAVDNVQRATVLPFLTQHIEEGTTVYTDELNVYDVLPDHGFEHGRVLHKQRQYAYTTDDGQNVHTNHLEGFWSYPKSAILRIHRGVSRRKLQGYLDEHTFRYNHRNSEEGIFGAMLTQVATPVPTLRQAA
- a CDS encoding DUF4398 domain-containing protein yields the protein MKQTLSITLGTLVLAGALVGCQSPPQDDLTAAQTALAAADEAEADLYVADLYVAAQDSFAAAQAEIEAQNAESQLSRNYARSKSLLQFVTETATQAQAEVETRKVAMVAETDALILQADEAVAQAQAIMAQVPAGEDSELALVTVGESAGTAASTLEEAKAAQAAGDTARAHELAKTALEQANALIEELNGAMTTTVAPIS